The genomic interval TGGCGCTGTGCATCGGCAATACAGACTGTACTCCAAAGCAATCCGCTGACTAACAGCGTGACGAGTGTGTTGCTTGGTCCTATGTTAATTGATCTCATCGTTTCCTCTTTGGAGATACTCCTCCATTTTGGTTCATGGGTATGTGGTCAAAGCTAGCACTTAACAATTTCCAGTTTGCCGACAAAGTTCTTTCAATGTCTGTTCTCCAACCCACTGCTGCAGGGCTCTATCCTTCTCTTTTTGCTTGGCCTTTATCGTATTGAGTTGTTGCTTGTTTATACAGTTTTCAGGCAGTGTCATTAATATCTCAGGTTTTATCGGTCCAGATTCTTTATCATCTGACTTGCCGTATGACTTAATGCCAAGATACTGTTGACGCTCGAATTCAAGCCAATATCCAGAATCCACTATTGATATATAACATCCCTTCCCCTTATCTTCTCCTTGATAAATAATTCGCAAATCTGATCGAGCGCCACTTCGTGTTTTTAATTTCATTAATGACAAGGTCTTTTTTTTCTTGTCAGCAAGAAACATCGGCATGTCAGGATCGTGACGTAGTAGTGCATATTTTGTCCATGGATATTGGTTTATTACATCCCCATTCCATAGAAGTGCATTATGCATCCTGTTATCATTGAAGCCGTCCGAGGACTGCCAACCATCCGCTTTCATAGCTGCCCAGGTATCATACCTTCCGGTTATGTTAGAATCGTCTGCACTGGTTGCAGTTAACCAAAGTCCACTTGATAAAATAATTATTTTTAGTATCGCTTTCATTATTTTTCTTCCTTGGTGTTGAATACAAAGCAATGAGCCAGTAGGCTTCCCGGCGTTATTTTTCTGTTGTCCTGAGGATGCGTTGCACACTGGAAACGCTGATCCCCGTCCGTCTTGCAACTTCGGCTCTGGGTAGCCCTCGCTCGACCAAGGCCAGCACCTCTTCCCCTTTCGCCATGGCTGTGGGTTTGCGGCCCTTATAGACCCCGCGTTGCTTGGCGAGCTCAATTCCCTCGGCTTGGCGTTCCAGCATCAGCTCCCGCTCGAAGGTGGCGATGGCGCCGATCATGGTCAGCATCAACTTGCCGGTCGGGGTTGAGGTGTCGACGCCTAGGTTCAAGATGCGCAGGGCCACTTGTCGCTGTTGCAGGTACTCCGAAATTTCCAACAGGTGGCGAGTGTTGCGTGCCAGGCGATCCAGCTTGGTCACCATCACCACATCCCCCTCATTCACACAATCCAACAGCAGGGCGAGTTGGGGCCGGTCATCGCTGGCGCCGCTCACCTTCTCTTGGAAAATCTTGCTGCACTCGGCCAGCGCTTGAAGCTGGGTATCCAGGCTCTGGCCTACCGTGCTCACGCGTGCATAACCTACCAGTGCCATGGTCTCCTCCCGGTCAATAGGGCAAGGTACACTGACACCCCAGGTCAAAAGCCTCAAAGAGACCTTATTGACCTGAAAAGGGTGGGAAATAGCTGAAAAAGGTGCCTATTTCGTGAGGGTCAATAGGGCTTGATCTATTGACCCCAAACCAGTGATGGGAATACGCGGCGGGCCGTTTTGTGACAGACGTCCCGTCGTGAGGTCGCAACCTAACGCATCGCTACGAATTGATTTGAAAGGATTTAACGTTCGGTAATGCCGGGCTCAGGCATGGGATGACGAAGGGTCAGCACCGTTGCCTAGCTTGTTGGTCAAGGGGGAGGGGCGAGGGCGGGAGCGTGCTGGCGTCGTTACTGCTGCTGTTGCCACCGGCGGTGAGGCTGATGATGCTTCGCCCGTTTCTGGCTCGGGATAGAACTCCTCCAGCAACAGCGGCACCTCTTCATCTACCTCCTCAAATTGGCCGTTACGCAGCAGCGCCCGCGCGACAGCTTCCATTTCGCTAATCGTCACTCCCGCCTCTTCATCCAGCATCGCTGCCTGCCTTGCCTGCTCGACAGCGTCGGTCAGGGTCAGCTCATCGCGCAGGGTCAGGTCCACGTAGTAGACCGGGGTGCGGTAGGACTGGGTGGTGCTCTTGGCCCGCAGCCGCAGGGTGAGCGGTAGATAGCGGGTCAGGCCGCCACTCACCGCCTCCAGGTACTTGAGCCGCGCCGCCAAGGTGCGTACCGAGTTGTAGCCAGTGGTGCGAAAGATAAAGCTGCCCAGCTCATCCCCCTGTCCCTCCACAAACAGGTTCAGTCGCCCATACAGCTTGCAGCCCTGCTGCCCACCATAGGCGCAGCGTTCCGGGCCGGGGCAGCCGACCTCTTCCACCCCCTGTGCGCCGACGCGTCTCGCTACTTCCCCGTTGCCGACGCAGAGCGGCCTGCCAGTTTGGCGGTCGAAAGCGCTGTATTCCGCTCGCAGGTTCAGGTCGCTGTCGTTGAACAGCACCCGTACCGGGATTGCACGGATCTTGGCGTGCTCATGTCCCTGAGCAAACTGTTGGTGTAAGGGATGGAGCAGCCATCCTCCTTTCTGTTGAACCTGAGTGGTGAGGGTGAAGCTGTCGTCCTTCTCCGGCACCCATTTATCGTTTTTCTGCACCAGCTTGCCGATGCAGATCCGCCCGATCACGGGTGGGGTAATAGCCAGTCCTTTGATCATGATGTTTGCCTCTGGGATTGAATGGTGAAGCGGCGAATGCCGGGCACCGGTTTGACGTAATGGCTGAGCAGATCGGGGTGATCCTGCCCAAGCCGCTCCAGATCCGGTGCCAACCTATCTTTGCTGCGTTTCCAGGTGATCTTGCCGTTCGCGAACAGCCCGGCGGTGGCTTCACCCAGGGTGGCTTGCAGTCGCTGCTTGATCAGGGACTCCTGTTGCTCGACCACTTCCTTTTGTTCCCGCAGTTGCAGCAGTTGCCCGAACAACTGGTTGAACTCGGGGGAGTCGGAGAGATCGACTGTTTGGCCGTCGTCGCGGGGGAACAGCCAGCCCAGTGCGGCGGCGGCATCGCTGGAACCGTCGGGCTCGGGTTGCCAGTCTTGCCGCACCAGCTGCCAGAACTGCGCTTCCCGCCGGATAAGATCGCCGATCTTCTCCTCGTCGCGCTCGATGCGGTAGATCCGAAAATCCTGACCGCCGATGAGCACCGCCACCTCGGCCCAGGCATGGCCGGTGACGGCGAGTTGATGCAGTACCTGACACTGATAGGCGACCGGTACGCCTTCCTCCCACTGGGGGGCACTGTGATAGCTGGCGGTCTTGATCTCCAGAATGCCGGGACCATCGGGGTGGCCGACCACCTCCCGATCGAGGTTGGCGAGCATAAAGGTATGCTCGGGATGCTGGAGTACCGCATTGACCCGGCGCACCTTGTAGCCGGTGCGCTTGGCGTAGACCTTTGCCAATACCGGCTCCAGCTCGGCACCCCACAACACCGCCTCTTTCTGAGAGATATCGTCCGGTGCCTTGCGCGCCGTTTTCTCAAGCCACAACGTCAATGGGCATTTGTAAGGGGAGAGGCCGACCGCCACGGCGGCATCGGAAGAGCCGATCCCCAGCTGGCGGATATCCAGCCATTGCTCGCGGGTCAGTTCAGT from Aeromonas rivipollensis carries:
- a CDS encoding lambda-exonuclease family protein, producing MKAKTYGQARRLASTTELTREQWLDIRQLGIGSSDAAVAVGLSPYKCPLTLWLEKTARKAPDDISQKEAVLWGAELEPVLAKVYAKRTGYKVRRVNAVLQHPEHTFMLANLDREVVGHPDGPGILEIKTASYHSAPQWEEGVPVAYQCQVLHQLAVTGHAWAEVAVLIGGQDFRIYRIERDEEKIGDLIRREAQFWQLVRQDWQPEPDGSSDAAAALGWLFPRDDGQTVDLSDSPEFNQLFGQLLQLREQKEVVEQQESLIKQRLQATLGEATAGLFANGKITWKRSKDRLAPDLERLGQDHPDLLSHYVKPVPGIRRFTIQSQRQTS
- a CDS encoding recombinase family protein, giving the protein MALVGYARVSTVGQSLDTQLQALAECSKIFQEKVSGASDDRPQLALLLDCVNEGDVVMVTKLDRLARNTRHLLEISEYLQQRQVALRILNLGVDTSTPTGKLMLTMIGAIATFERELMLERQAEGIELAKQRGVYKGRKPTAMAKGEEVLALVERGLPRAEVARRTGISVSSVQRILRTTEK